In Planifilum fulgidum, a single window of DNA contains:
- a CDS encoding ABC transporter permease subunit encodes MGLFPLNKGLLWKEWRQNRWLLAVLFLFVIFTPVIEAMLEWLQTVFGGMMGILEVDRQWLALFGFENAWSFEVAGAVKGLIVTESGSAVGFSPLFPLAPVAVWLWGILLIVRERTPNTLEFLAAAPVSRREIAVTKFFFGAVSIIGMMTVNLLFVLGMRLVESVGYTWTEALFWFAYCVSYLLSLYSLGFLIAAVTGNWVASLGAGLLCSQLHWLLADAIGFFGVPMGLPDSALGRIRDGLEYIYLFFYLSNYAVDRVHTGHVAALFAAFLVLGVLALRLFEKSPLEKNGQAFVFGSSRFFWGFCIPLIPAVLVGVVFSFNWISALIAGGLAYVAGIRAAKYLMRQMEGRGIGAR; translated from the coding sequence ATGGGGCTGTTTCCGCTGAATAAGGGGCTTTTGTGGAAGGAATGGCGGCAAAACCGGTGGCTGCTGGCGGTCCTCTTTCTGTTTGTGATTTTTACACCGGTCATTGAGGCGATGTTGGAGTGGTTGCAAACGGTATTCGGCGGGATGATGGGCATCCTCGAAGTGGACAGGCAATGGTTGGCCCTGTTCGGTTTTGAGAATGCGTGGTCCTTCGAGGTCGCTGGGGCGGTCAAGGGGTTGATAGTTACCGAGTCGGGCAGTGCCGTGGGCTTCAGCCCGCTGTTTCCATTGGCTCCCGTCGCCGTGTGGTTGTGGGGGATTCTGTTGATCGTCCGGGAGCGGACCCCCAACACGCTGGAGTTTTTGGCGGCGGCACCGGTCAGCCGGCGGGAGATTGCCGTGACCAAGTTTTTCTTCGGCGCGGTGTCCATCATCGGGATGATGACGGTCAACCTGCTGTTCGTCCTGGGGATGCGGCTGGTTGAATCGGTGGGATATACCTGGACGGAGGCCCTGTTCTGGTTCGCTTACTGCGTTTCGTACTTGCTGAGCCTCTATTCCCTCGGCTTTTTGATTGCCGCTGTCACGGGAAATTGGGTGGCCTCTTTGGGGGCGGGACTTCTCTGTTCTCAGCTTCACTGGTTGCTTGCGGATGCAATTGGATTTTTCGGGGTGCCCATGGGCCTTCCGGATTCCGCTTTGGGGCGGATCCGGGATGGGCTTGAATATATTTACCTTTTCTTCTATCTGTCCAACTATGCCGTTGACCGTGTCCACACGGGTCATGTGGCCGCCCTCTTCGCCGCTTTTCTGGTGCTGGGAGTGCTTGCCCTCCGGCTGTTTGAAAAAAGTCCGCTGGAGAAAAACGGTCAGGCGTTTGTGTTCGGAAGTTCGCGCTTCTTTTGGGGATTTTGCATTCCGCTGATCCCGGCGGTGTTGGTCGGCGTTGTGTTCAGTTTCAATTGGATCAGCGCGCTTATTGCCGGCGGTTTGGCTTACGTGGCGGGAATCCGGGCGGCGAAATACCTGATGCGTCAGATGGAGGGCCGCGGCATCGGCGCCCGATGA
- a CDS encoding alpha amylase N-terminal ig-like domain-containing protein gives MTTIALSISLLPAFGKNPTAAAEGLDDNIHWNELKHDTRDPLFRHPFGAVPAGEAVRLRMQTKAGDVESVKLILWDDLKKKQSVHPMTPVGTSPDGLLEYWETTVSSDRPTVFWYHFELQDGSRIVRYGDQPEQDGGIGEPTDGHPHDFQLTVYDRDFRTPDWFKLGITYQIFPDRFYDGDPSNNRAADGRGSRGDAPIEHRKWGQLPDNPDLSDLPGYDGDGIWSNDFYGGDLAGIRKKLDYLESLGVKTLYLNPIFEATSNHKYDTADYERIDRMFGTKEEFELLAREAKKRGMHIVLDGVFNHVGDDSKYFDRYGKWSDPENRPEEIGAWWAWKLKKEGKWKEHYASPWESWFHINDDGSYEGWWGYDSLPVIRAPEGSELNVKSFADFIIRNDNSITRRWIRAGASGWRLDVAPEVARDFWQALRAHLKGDQRGDLNPPNGEPILITENWNDATYDLLGDTFDSTMNYRFRNAVIAFMLDEPFDDTDVRHRPIDAAELDNRLMDIYESYPREAFYAMMNLMGSHDTMRMMKVYGDVEKDHPLTPAEQKGWSDERVAEANRLARQRVKLTALLQMTYPGSPTIYYGDEAGLTGFDDPDDRRTYPWDNPDTDLLEHYRRLARIRQQHPVLITGDLTTLHAEGDTYVFGRKITGGKDALGNSEYIVNYETGEKRKVTDGAAVIAISKSGGVREVEVGSFIRDGVLFRDVWNDREYRVEGGKLRIELQPMDGAILIAAPGQDLTPPPEVERIRATGKDGQVHLTWHPVRDAKRYEILRSPIDGGYEVKVGESKGASFTDRTVKNGQRYHYRIIAVDAAGNRSESGAAVSAVPHAPIQSAVNRTPKSDDHVIGFEREITAIGQVTVTGVTGRDRPSPQVLAEVGFKHERDKAFTWQTARFDRSVNKADQYTATFPPDRPGTWKVVFRFSTSLGEKWTETPVVRVTAVPSDDREAPPAPVLHQPHQQSRQVALKWDPVKADDLAFYEVERQTVTEGRRGEWQRIARVGADQTAYTDTTVENGTTYRYRVLAVDTSFNRSESNPVQVTPKETPVRVTFRVKVPEYTGTDHPVRLAGTFPQAEWNPGAEELKMAHVGDNTWEKSLELMEGTRIEYKYARGSWDRVEKGEYGEELPNRTLVVKSEGDGRMLVTDEVKRWRDIPLHIYEPADGTRTGQARILLRGDTYREAELTVNGETRIHEGGPFERSIPLSAGENAIVVRVAPADPDGRGLDPGQVAELTTEVRIRVIRE, from the coding sequence GTGACAACGATTGCACTTTCCATCTCCCTGCTGCCGGCATTCGGGAAAAATCCAACCGCCGCGGCGGAAGGGTTGGACGACAATATCCACTGGAACGAGCTGAAGCATGACACCCGCGACCCGCTCTTCCGACATCCCTTCGGCGCCGTTCCGGCCGGAGAAGCGGTTCGTCTCCGGATGCAGACCAAGGCCGGGGATGTGGAGTCCGTAAAGCTGATTCTGTGGGACGACTTGAAAAAAAAGCAATCCGTCCATCCGATGACGCCGGTCGGCACCTCCCCGGACGGTCTGTTGGAATATTGGGAGACGACGGTCTCATCGGACCGGCCCACGGTGTTCTGGTACCACTTTGAACTCCAGGACGGCAGCCGCATCGTCCGTTACGGGGACCAGCCCGAGCAGGACGGAGGCATCGGCGAGCCCACCGACGGCCATCCGCACGACTTTCAGCTGACGGTTTACGACCGGGATTTCCGGACCCCCGACTGGTTCAAGCTGGGAATCACCTATCAGATTTTCCCGGACCGCTTTTACGACGGCGATCCCTCCAACAACCGCGCCGCCGACGGCCGGGGCAGCCGGGGGGATGCGCCCATCGAACACCGAAAGTGGGGACAGCTGCCGGACAATCCCGATCTGTCGGACCTTCCCGGCTATGACGGGGACGGTATCTGGAGCAACGACTTCTACGGCGGAGACCTGGCCGGCATCCGAAAGAAGCTGGACTATCTGGAATCCCTCGGCGTCAAGACCCTCTATCTCAACCCCATCTTCGAGGCGACCAGCAACCACAAATACGACACGGCGGACTACGAGCGGATCGACCGGATGTTCGGGACGAAGGAAGAATTTGAACTCCTGGCCCGGGAGGCGAAAAAACGGGGCATGCACATCGTTCTCGACGGGGTGTTCAACCATGTGGGGGACGACAGCAAATATTTCGACCGGTACGGCAAATGGAGCGACCCCGAGAATCGTCCCGAGGAGATCGGCGCCTGGTGGGCCTGGAAGCTGAAAAAGGAGGGGAAGTGGAAGGAGCACTACGCCTCCCCCTGGGAGTCCTGGTTCCACATCAATGACGACGGTTCCTACGAGGGGTGGTGGGGATACGACAGCCTGCCGGTGATCCGGGCGCCGGAGGGAAGCGAGCTGAATGTGAAGAGTTTCGCCGACTTCATCATCCGAAACGACAATTCCATCACCCGCCGCTGGATCCGGGCGGGGGCGAGCGGTTGGCGGCTGGATGTGGCCCCGGAAGTGGCCCGCGATTTCTGGCAAGCCCTGCGCGCCCATCTGAAGGGAGATCAGCGGGGGGACCTGAACCCGCCCAACGGCGAACCGATCCTGATCACGGAAAACTGGAACGACGCCACCTACGACCTTTTGGGAGACACTTTCGACTCGACGATGAACTACCGATTCCGCAACGCGGTGATCGCGTTCATGCTGGACGAGCCCTTCGACGACACGGATGTCCGGCACCGCCCGATCGACGCCGCGGAACTGGATAACCGTCTGATGGATATCTACGAATCATACCCCCGGGAAGCCTTTTACGCGATGATGAACCTGATGGGCTCCCACGACACGATGCGAATGATGAAGGTGTACGGCGATGTGGAGAAGGACCATCCGCTCACCCCCGCCGAGCAGAAGGGATGGTCCGACGAGCGGGTGGCCGAAGCCAACCGCCTGGCCCGTCAGCGGGTCAAGCTGACCGCCCTGCTCCAGATGACCTATCCGGGCTCGCCGACCATCTACTACGGGGACGAGGCGGGATTGACCGGATTTGACGATCCCGACGACCGGCGCACATATCCCTGGGACAATCCCGACACGGACCTGCTGGAACACTACCGGCGGCTGGCGAGAATCCGCCAGCAGCATCCGGTCCTCATCACCGGCGACCTGACCACCCTGCACGCCGAAGGGGACACTTACGTCTTCGGCCGCAAAATCACCGGCGGCAAAGACGCCCTGGGCAACAGCGAATACATCGTCAACTACGAAACCGGGGAAAAGCGGAAAGTGACGGACGGCGCCGCCGTGATCGCCATCAGCAAATCGGGGGGCGTCCGGGAAGTGGAAGTCGGATCCTTCATCCGGGACGGGGTTCTGTTTCGGGACGTGTGGAACGACCGGGAATACCGGGTGGAGGGCGGCAAGCTGCGGATCGAGCTGCAGCCGATGGACGGAGCCATTCTGATCGCCGCGCCGGGGCAGGATCTCACTCCCCCGCCGGAGGTGGAGCGGATCCGGGCCACGGGCAAGGACGGACAGGTGCACCTGACCTGGCATCCGGTCCGGGATGCGAAGCGCTATGAAATCCTGCGCAGCCCGATCGACGGGGGATACGAGGTCAAGGTGGGGGAATCGAAGGGCGCCTCCTTCACCGACCGGACGGTAAAAAACGGACAACGCTACCACTACCGCATCATCGCCGTCGACGCCGCCGGCAACCGGAGCGAGTCCGGAGCCGCCGTTTCGGCGGTTCCCCATGCGCCGATCCAGTCGGCGGTCAACCGGACGCCGAAATCGGATGATCATGTCATCGGCTTCGAAAGGGAAATCACCGCAATCGGTCAAGTGACCGTCACAGGGGTGACCGGCCGGGACCGGCCCAGCCCCCAGGTCCTGGCGGAGGTGGGCTTCAAACACGAACGGGACAAAGCGTTCACTTGGCAAACCGCCCGGTTCGACCGGTCCGTGAATAAGGCGGATCAGTACACGGCGACCTTCCCCCCCGACCGGCCGGGAACCTGGAAGGTGGTTTTCCGCTTCTCCACCAGCCTGGGGGAAAAGTGGACAGAAACGCCCGTCGTGCGCGTCACCGCAGTTCCCTCCGACGACCGGGAAGCGCCGCCGGCCCCCGTTCTGCACCAGCCGCACCAGCAGTCCCGGCAGGTGGCGCTGAAGTGGGATCCGGTAAAGGCCGATGACCTGGCCTTCTACGAGGTGGAGCGTCAGACGGTGACCGAGGGAAGGAGGGGCGAATGGCAGCGAATCGCGAGAGTCGGCGCCGATCAGACCGCCTACACCGACACCACCGTGGAAAACGGAACCACCTACCGCTACCGGGTGCTCGCCGTGGACACCTCCTTCAACCGGAGCGAAAGCAATCCGGTCCAGGTGACGCCGAAGGAAACGCCGGTGCGGGTCACCTTCCGGGTGAAGGTGCCCGAATACACCGGAACCGACCACCCGGTCCGCCTCGCGGGCACCTTTCCGCAGGCCGAGTGGAACCCGGGTGCCGAAGAGCTCAAAATGGCCCATGTGGGCGACAACACATGGGAAAAGTCGCTGGAATTGATGGAAGGGACCCGGATCGAATACAAATACGCCCGGGGCAGCTGGGACCGGGTCGAAAAGGGGGAATACGGCGAGGAACTGCCCAACCGGACCCTCGTCGTGAAAAGCGAAGGGGACGGCCGAATGCTCGTCACCGACGAAGTGAAGCGTTGGCGGGACATTCCCCTCCACATCTACGAACCGGCCGACGGCACCCGGACCGGTCAGGCGCGCATCCTCCTCCGGGGAGACACCTACAGGGAGGCGGAGCTGACGGTCAACGGGGAGACACGGATTCACGAGGGCGGTCCCTTTGAACGATCCATCCCCCTCTCCGCCGGTGAAAACGCGATCGTCGTCCGCGTCGCCCCCGCCGACCCCGACGGACGCGGCCTCGATCCGGGACAGGTCGCCGAACTGACCACAGAGGTGCGCATCCGGGTCATCCGGGAATAG
- a CDS encoding sporulation protein YjcZ translates to MSGYGYGGYGIGLRRLLIFLLVIATIFVFAGVGFGY, encoded by the coding sequence GTGAGCGGTTATGGCTACGGCGGTTACGGCATCGGCCTCCGTCGGCTGTTGATCTTCCTGCTGGTGATCGCAACGATCTTCGTCTTCGCCGGAGTTGGCTTCGGTTACTGA